A genomic region of Candidatus Marimicrobium litorale contains the following coding sequences:
- a CDS encoding ATP-binding protein, producing the protein MKLFNSFFIKVFLGFWLVTTAVLGSWLLSSNYYDSRPPRPGHVGEKPDRQPHRAMLRMLYALENHEEASLVQSIDIARERFGIRIFLLNAQGEDLLGRKVPRNALLLADKLQGQSDRPSITAPGRRLTAHRLRRTAEGPISAVFMYPQRQRAALLNLVGDNVWLRLSLAVLVSGGLCFLLSRVITTRIQHLQVASRQLANGALDTRLTVRSRGGDETDELARDFNTMAAQLQERIQAQKRLMGDISHELRSPLARLRVSLALAQKKPAEHQQYLKRIEQDAERLEALIAQLLANQRLNAKLEDTIDLGALLEQLCDNARFEGQQSGKTFYLRREIGPAVVKTHADTLQKAFENILRNALQHTVDNTTVDVTLSNTEGYRVTVEDHGAGVPDDELDKIFTEFYQVDRTRSPTSEGFGLGLAIARRSIALHGGRICADNTASGLRVSVQLPPDIAVP; encoded by the coding sequence ATGAAACTTTTCAACAGTTTCTTTATCAAAGTCTTTCTAGGCTTTTGGTTGGTAACTACCGCTGTTCTCGGCAGCTGGCTACTGAGCAGTAACTATTATGATTCGCGCCCTCCTCGTCCCGGCCACGTGGGTGAAAAACCGGATCGCCAGCCTCATCGAGCCATGCTACGCATGCTCTATGCACTGGAGAATCACGAGGAGGCGAGCCTTGTTCAGTCGATCGACATTGCCAGGGAGCGATTCGGCATTCGGATTTTTCTGCTGAACGCACAGGGCGAAGACTTGTTAGGCCGCAAAGTCCCTAGGAACGCTCTCTTATTGGCTGATAAACTCCAGGGGCAGTCGGACAGACCCTCTATTACTGCCCCGGGGCGACGACTGACAGCCCACCGACTCCGGAGGACTGCAGAGGGACCCATTAGCGCTGTTTTTATGTACCCTCAGAGGCAACGCGCGGCCCTCCTTAATCTTGTCGGGGATAACGTGTGGTTGCGCCTGTCGCTGGCGGTACTCGTCAGCGGCGGATTATGCTTTTTGTTGTCTCGAGTCATTACGACCCGCATTCAGCATTTGCAAGTCGCCTCCCGACAATTGGCCAACGGCGCGCTGGACACTCGACTCACCGTACGCAGCAGAGGCGGTGACGAAACGGACGAACTGGCAAGAGACTTCAACACAATGGCCGCTCAGCTACAGGAGCGAATCCAGGCCCAAAAACGGCTGATGGGTGACATATCTCATGAATTGAGATCACCACTGGCGCGACTGCGAGTCTCGCTCGCTCTAGCTCAGAAAAAACCGGCTGAACATCAGCAGTACCTCAAGCGTATCGAACAAGATGCGGAGCGACTGGAAGCTCTGATTGCACAGTTACTGGCCAACCAGAGACTGAACGCCAAACTGGAAGACACCATTGATCTAGGCGCACTACTTGAGCAGCTCTGTGACAATGCTCGCTTCGAGGGTCAGCAGAGCGGCAAAACATTCTATCTCCGCAGAGAGATCGGGCCTGCAGTGGTTAAGACCCATGCTGACACACTGCAAAAAGCGTTTGAAAATATTCTCAGGAACGCTCTGCAACATACCGTCGACAACACAACGGTCGACGTAACACTTAGCAATACAGAGGGTTACAGAGTCACCGTAGAGGATCATGGAGCGGGTGTTCCAGACGATGAATTAGATAAAATATTTACGGAGTTCTACCAGGTGGACAGGACGCGCTCTCCGACGTCAGAAGGATTTGGTCTAGGCCTGGCAATCGCTCGCCGGAGCATTGCGCTGCATGGTGGACGAATCTGCGCCGACAATACCGCCAGCGGTTTACGGGTCTCTGTGCAGCTTCCCCCCGATATAGCTGTGCCGTGA